A single window of Gopherus flavomarginatus isolate rGopFla2 chromosome 15, rGopFla2.mat.asm, whole genome shotgun sequence DNA harbors:
- the TOP3B gene encoding DNA topoisomerase 3-beta-1 isoform X1, with protein sequence MKTVLMVAEKPSLAQSIAKILSRGNMSSHKGLNGACSVHEYTGSFIGQSVHFKMTSVCGHVMTLDFIGKYNNWDKVDPAELFSKAPTEKKEANPKLTMVKFLQVEGRGCDYIVLWLDCDKEGENICFEVLDAVLPVMNKPRGTEKTVYRAKFSSITDTDICNAMNCLGEPNRNEALSVDARQELDLRIGCAFTRFQTKYFQGKYGNLDSSLISFGPCQTPTLGFCVERHDKIQSFKPETYWVLQAKVNHEKESSLTLEWDRVRVFDREIAQMFLNITKMAREAKVESVSKKEKAKQRPLALNTVEMLRVASAALGMGPQHAMQIAERLYTQGYISYPRTETTHYPENFDLKESLRQQTNNPYWAETVKALLSEGVNRPRKGHDAGDHPPITPMRAATEAELGGDGWRLYEYITRHFIATLCADCKYLQTTISFIIGPEHFTCVGKMVISPGFTEIMPWQSIPLEESLPDCEKGDVFPVSEVKLLEKQTHPPDYLTEAELITLMEKHGIGTDASIPVHINNICQRNYVTVESGRRLKPTNLGIVLVHGYYKIDAELVLPTIRSAVEKQLNLIAQGKANYQQVLEHTLDIFKRKFHYFVDSIAGMDELMEVSFSPLAATGKPLSRCGKCHRFMKYIQAKPSRLHCSHCDETYSLPQNGTIKLYKELRCPLDDFELVLWSSGSRGKSYPLCPYCYNHPPFRDMKKGMGCNECTHPTCQHSLSMLGIGQCVECENGVLVLDPTSGPKWKMACNKCNVIVHFFENAHKVRVSPETCESCDAALVDVDFNKAKSPLPGDETQHSGCVFCDPVFQDLVELKHAAMRHPMHRGGQGKRQGRGRGKGRRPGGRPNPKRPKDKMAALAAYFV encoded by the exons ATGAAGACAGTGTTGATGGTTGCAGAGAAGCCTTCTCTGGCTCAGTCTATAGCCAAGATCCTCTCAAGAG GAAACATGTCCTCTCATAAAGGGCTGAATGGAGCATGCTCTGTACATGAGTACACTGGATCATTCATAGGACAGAGTGTCCACTTCaaaatgacatctgtgtgtggtcATGTGATGACTCTGGATTTCATAG GAAAATATAACAATTGGGACAAAGTTGATCCAGCAGAACTTTTTAGCAAAGCCCCTACAGAAAAGAAAGAAGCTAACCCCAAATTAACTATGGTGAAATTTTTGCAG GTGGAAGGAAGAGGCTGTGACTACATTGTTTTATGGTTAGATTGTGATAAGGAGGGGGAAAACATCTGTTTTGAG GTTCTTGATGCTGTTCTTCCTGTTATGAATAAACCTCGTGGCACTGAAAAGACCGTTTACAGAGCAAAGTTCAGTTCCATTACTGACACAGACATCTGTAATGCTATGAACTGCCTGGGAGAACCCAATCGTAATGAGGCTCTGTCAGTGGATGCACGCCAGGAGCTGGATCTGAGAATTGGCTGTGCATTTACAAG GTTTCAGACTAAATATTTTCAGGGGAAATATGGCAATTTAGACAGTTCACTCATCTCCTTTGGGCCATGTCAGACCCCGACACTTGGATTCTGTGTAGAAAGACATGATAAAATCCAGTCTTTCAAACCTGAAACTTATTGGGTGCTGCAAGCCAAG GTGAACCATGAAAAAGAAAGTTCTCTCACTTTGGAGTGGGATAGAGTGAGGGTGTTCGATCGGGAGATTGCTCAAATGTTCCTAAACATAACAAAGATGGCAAGAGAAGCAAAG gTAGAATCTGTGAGTAAgaaggagaaagcaaagcagagaCCACTGGCGCTGAACACAGTAGAAATGTTACGAGTTGCCAGCGCAGCTTTGG gaaTGGGTCCACAACATGCTATGCAAATAGCAGAACGACTTTATACTCAGGGTTATATTAGCTACCCTCGAACTGAAACAACCCACTATCCAGAAAACTTTGACTTGAAAGAATCTTTGAGACAGCAGACTAATAACCCTTACTGGGCAGAAACA GTAAAGGCATTGCTGTCAGAAGGTGTTAATCGTCCAAGGAAAGGTCATGATGCTGGGGACCATCCTCCAATTACTCCAATGAGAGCTGCAACAGAAGCAGAACTAG GTGGTGATGGATGGCGATTATATGAATATATCACTAGACATTTCATTGCCACTCTCTGTGCTGATTGCAAATATCTCCAAACCACCATTTCTTTTATTATTGGTCCTGAACATTTTACCTGTGTAGGAAAGATGGTTATTTCACCAG gGTTCACCGAGATTATGCCCTGGCAAAGCATCCCCTTAGAGGAGAGCCTCCCCGACTGTGAGAAGGGAGATGTTTTCCCAGTCAGTGAAGTAAAACTGCTGGAGAAACAAACACATCCTCCCGATTACCTGACTGAAGCAGAACTCATCACACTGATGGAAAAACATGGCATTG GAACTGATGCAAGTATCCCAGTTCACATTAACAATATCTGCCAGCGGAACTACGTCACAGTGGAGAGTGGTCGCAGACTGAAACCTACAAACCTTGGCATTGTTCTGGTTCATGGTTACTACAAAATAG atgcagagctggtgcttcCTACAATCCGTAGTGCAGTAGAGAAGCAACTCAACTTGATAGCTCAAGGCAAAGCAAACTATCAGCAAGTTCTGGAGCACACCCTTGATATCTTCAAAAGGAAGTTTCACTACTTTGTTGATTCTATTGCAG GTATGGATGAATTGATGGAAGTGTCTTTTTCACCATTAGCTGCCACAGGCAAACCTCTTTCTCGCTGTGGCAAATGCCATCGTTTTATGAAGTACATCCAG GCCAAGCCAAGCCGTCTGCACTGTTCTCACTGTGATGAAACATACAGCCTTCCCCAGAATGGTACCATCAAACTCTACAAAGAGCTGCGTTGCCCCCTGGATGActttgagctggtgctgtggTCTTCCGGATCCAGAGGAAAGAGCTACCCACTGTGTCCATACTGTTACAACCATCCACCCTTCAGGGACATGAAAAAAG GGATGGGCTGTAACGAGTGTACCCACCCAACATGCCAGCACTCGCTTAGCATGCTTGGAATCGGGCAGTGTGTGGAATGCGAGAATGGGGTTCTGGTACTAGACCCAACATCAGGTCCCAAGTGGAAGATGGCCTGCAACAAATGCAATGTGATTGTGCACTTCTTTGAGAATGCCCACAAAGTGCGAGTGTCACCAGAGACCTGCGAGTCGTGTGATGCAGCCCTTGTGGATGTGGATTTTAATAAAGCTAAGTCTCCCCTTCCTGGTGATGAGACACAGCATTCAGGCTGTGTCTTCTGTGACCCTGTGTTCCAGGACCTGGTGGAGCTTAAGCACGCTGCCATGAGACACCCTATGCACCGTGGAGGACAGGGGAAAAGGCAGGGTCGAGGAAGAGGAAAGGGCAGGAGACCTGGAGGGAGACCCAACCCAAAGAGACCCAAGGACAAAATGGCTGCTCTGGCTGCATACTTTGTATAA
- the TOP3B gene encoding DNA topoisomerase 3-beta-1 isoform X2, with protein MSSHKGLNGACSVHEYTGSFIGQSVHFKMTSVCGHVMTLDFIGKYNNWDKVDPAELFSKAPTEKKEANPKLTMVKFLQVEGRGCDYIVLWLDCDKEGENICFEVLDAVLPVMNKPRGTEKTVYRAKFSSITDTDICNAMNCLGEPNRNEALSVDARQELDLRIGCAFTRFQTKYFQGKYGNLDSSLISFGPCQTPTLGFCVERHDKIQSFKPETYWVLQAKVNHEKESSLTLEWDRVRVFDREIAQMFLNITKMAREAKVESVSKKEKAKQRPLALNTVEMLRVASAALGMGPQHAMQIAERLYTQGYISYPRTETTHYPENFDLKESLRQQTNNPYWAETVKALLSEGVNRPRKGHDAGDHPPITPMRAATEAELGGDGWRLYEYITRHFIATLCADCKYLQTTISFIIGPEHFTCVGKMVISPGFTEIMPWQSIPLEESLPDCEKGDVFPVSEVKLLEKQTHPPDYLTEAELITLMEKHGIGTDASIPVHINNICQRNYVTVESGRRLKPTNLGIVLVHGYYKIDAELVLPTIRSAVEKQLNLIAQGKANYQQVLEHTLDIFKRKFHYFVDSIAGMDELMEVSFSPLAATGKPLSRCGKCHRFMKYIQAKPSRLHCSHCDETYSLPQNGTIKLYKELRCPLDDFELVLWSSGSRGKSYPLCPYCYNHPPFRDMKKGMGCNECTHPTCQHSLSMLGIGQCVECENGVLVLDPTSGPKWKMACNKCNVIVHFFENAHKVRVSPETCESCDAALVDVDFNKAKSPLPGDETQHSGCVFCDPVFQDLVELKHAAMRHPMHRGGQGKRQGRGRGKGRRPGGRPNPKRPKDKMAALAAYFV; from the exons ATGTCCTCTCATAAAGGGCTGAATGGAGCATGCTCTGTACATGAGTACACTGGATCATTCATAGGACAGAGTGTCCACTTCaaaatgacatctgtgtgtggtcATGTGATGACTCTGGATTTCATAG GAAAATATAACAATTGGGACAAAGTTGATCCAGCAGAACTTTTTAGCAAAGCCCCTACAGAAAAGAAAGAAGCTAACCCCAAATTAACTATGGTGAAATTTTTGCAG GTGGAAGGAAGAGGCTGTGACTACATTGTTTTATGGTTAGATTGTGATAAGGAGGGGGAAAACATCTGTTTTGAG GTTCTTGATGCTGTTCTTCCTGTTATGAATAAACCTCGTGGCACTGAAAAGACCGTTTACAGAGCAAAGTTCAGTTCCATTACTGACACAGACATCTGTAATGCTATGAACTGCCTGGGAGAACCCAATCGTAATGAGGCTCTGTCAGTGGATGCACGCCAGGAGCTGGATCTGAGAATTGGCTGTGCATTTACAAG GTTTCAGACTAAATATTTTCAGGGGAAATATGGCAATTTAGACAGTTCACTCATCTCCTTTGGGCCATGTCAGACCCCGACACTTGGATTCTGTGTAGAAAGACATGATAAAATCCAGTCTTTCAAACCTGAAACTTATTGGGTGCTGCAAGCCAAG GTGAACCATGAAAAAGAAAGTTCTCTCACTTTGGAGTGGGATAGAGTGAGGGTGTTCGATCGGGAGATTGCTCAAATGTTCCTAAACATAACAAAGATGGCAAGAGAAGCAAAG gTAGAATCTGTGAGTAAgaaggagaaagcaaagcagagaCCACTGGCGCTGAACACAGTAGAAATGTTACGAGTTGCCAGCGCAGCTTTGG gaaTGGGTCCACAACATGCTATGCAAATAGCAGAACGACTTTATACTCAGGGTTATATTAGCTACCCTCGAACTGAAACAACCCACTATCCAGAAAACTTTGACTTGAAAGAATCTTTGAGACAGCAGACTAATAACCCTTACTGGGCAGAAACA GTAAAGGCATTGCTGTCAGAAGGTGTTAATCGTCCAAGGAAAGGTCATGATGCTGGGGACCATCCTCCAATTACTCCAATGAGAGCTGCAACAGAAGCAGAACTAG GTGGTGATGGATGGCGATTATATGAATATATCACTAGACATTTCATTGCCACTCTCTGTGCTGATTGCAAATATCTCCAAACCACCATTTCTTTTATTATTGGTCCTGAACATTTTACCTGTGTAGGAAAGATGGTTATTTCACCAG gGTTCACCGAGATTATGCCCTGGCAAAGCATCCCCTTAGAGGAGAGCCTCCCCGACTGTGAGAAGGGAGATGTTTTCCCAGTCAGTGAAGTAAAACTGCTGGAGAAACAAACACATCCTCCCGATTACCTGACTGAAGCAGAACTCATCACACTGATGGAAAAACATGGCATTG GAACTGATGCAAGTATCCCAGTTCACATTAACAATATCTGCCAGCGGAACTACGTCACAGTGGAGAGTGGTCGCAGACTGAAACCTACAAACCTTGGCATTGTTCTGGTTCATGGTTACTACAAAATAG atgcagagctggtgcttcCTACAATCCGTAGTGCAGTAGAGAAGCAACTCAACTTGATAGCTCAAGGCAAAGCAAACTATCAGCAAGTTCTGGAGCACACCCTTGATATCTTCAAAAGGAAGTTTCACTACTTTGTTGATTCTATTGCAG GTATGGATGAATTGATGGAAGTGTCTTTTTCACCATTAGCTGCCACAGGCAAACCTCTTTCTCGCTGTGGCAAATGCCATCGTTTTATGAAGTACATCCAG GCCAAGCCAAGCCGTCTGCACTGTTCTCACTGTGATGAAACATACAGCCTTCCCCAGAATGGTACCATCAAACTCTACAAAGAGCTGCGTTGCCCCCTGGATGActttgagctggtgctgtggTCTTCCGGATCCAGAGGAAAGAGCTACCCACTGTGTCCATACTGTTACAACCATCCACCCTTCAGGGACATGAAAAAAG GGATGGGCTGTAACGAGTGTACCCACCCAACATGCCAGCACTCGCTTAGCATGCTTGGAATCGGGCAGTGTGTGGAATGCGAGAATGGGGTTCTGGTACTAGACCCAACATCAGGTCCCAAGTGGAAGATGGCCTGCAACAAATGCAATGTGATTGTGCACTTCTTTGAGAATGCCCACAAAGTGCGAGTGTCACCAGAGACCTGCGAGTCGTGTGATGCAGCCCTTGTGGATGTGGATTTTAATAAAGCTAAGTCTCCCCTTCCTGGTGATGAGACACAGCATTCAGGCTGTGTCTTCTGTGACCCTGTGTTCCAGGACCTGGTGGAGCTTAAGCACGCTGCCATGAGACACCCTATGCACCGTGGAGGACAGGGGAAAAGGCAGGGTCGAGGAAGAGGAAAGGGCAGGAGACCTGGAGGGAGACCCAACCCAAAGAGACCCAAGGACAAAATGGCTGCTCTGGCTGCATACTTTGTATAA